In Nymphalis io chromosome 13, ilAglIoxx1.1, whole genome shotgun sequence, one genomic interval encodes:
- the LOC126772888 gene encoding uncharacterized protein LOC126772888: MNKLLIVLLAICLVNVHAFVKRDAETTKPDPFKEFGDQVLNTLKDAADPEKLKKGFNDFVDKVHSAFDQLNQKPAEAKA, from the exons ATGAACAAACTATTAATTGTCCTTCTGGCTATCTGCCTCGTCaat gtTCATGCTTTCGTGAAACGGGATGCAGAAACTACAAAACCTGACCCGTTCAAAGAATTTGGAGACCAAGTACTAAACACTCTTAAGGATGCTGCTGACCCcgaaaaacttaaaaaaggaTTTAATGACTTTGTTGACAAAGTGCATAGCgca tttGATCAACTAAATCAAAAGCCCGCAGAAGCCAAAGCATAA